One Platichthys flesus chromosome 14, fPlaFle2.1, whole genome shotgun sequence genomic region harbors:
- the LOC133968065 gene encoding transmembrane protein 14C-like: MALDWIGFSYAVLVSVGGVIGFVKAGSVPSLAAGLLFGLLAAVGAYLTSQNPKNVWLSLGTSGTLTVVMGLRFINSGKFMPAGLMTLFSGLMLVKIITGMLTRPHKS, encoded by the exons ATGGCTCTGGACTGGATTGGGTTCAGTTATGCTGTTCTGGTGTCAGTGGGGGGAGTTATTGGTTTTGTGAAAGCAG GCAGCGTCCCTTCCCTGGCCGCCGGGCTCCTGTTCGGTCTGTTGGCCGCGGTCGGTGCTTATCTGACATCTCAGAATCCGAAGAATGTGTGGCTGTCGCTGG GCACCTCCGGAACTCTCACTGTGGTGATGGGCCTGAGATTCATCAACTCCGGGAAGTTCATGCCAGCGGGTTTAATGACTTTATTCAG CGGACTGATGCTGGTGAAGATCATAACTGGGATGTTGACGAGGCCACACAAATCCTGA